The DNA sequence TGTTCATTGTTAAGTATCTTTTCAGGTATTTCCCGTAAAGGTCCGGCCGGTATTTCCGGAGTGCTGCCAGCGCTTCGTGACCGTTTTCCGAACCCGCAGGCAAAGGGGCAGGCAACCGGCGGTAAAGGTTTTCACAATAGTAATTGATCCAGTTGCTCCGTCCGTTCTCCAGGCACTTTTTCTCCTCTTCCGTGTTTACCTGCTGCCTGTCCAACACGTTCAGGACAGCGCCAAGCATAAAGGGAATGCTCCCGGACATATTGGTATTATGGATCCGGTAAGCGGCAATACAGGCAGCATGGTGGACAATGGGGTACTCCCGGGCTATTTTCAGGTACAAGTCGTAATCCTCGCAGGCTTTCAGGGATGTATCATAGCGAAAACGACCAAAAACCCAGCGCGGGTACATGACGGCCCCGTGCATTCCGATATAGTTTCCCTGAAGCAGCTCCAGGTAGGGATTTGCCCCGGGCAGCGCAGTCTCTTTTTCGATCACCTGGCCTGAAGCGTTTACCTTCCGGTGCGAGCCGGAAACAAATCCCGCCTCTTTATTCTGCGCAAGGAAAGCCAGATTGGCTGGTATTCCTCCGGGAAGCAGCCAGTCATCAGCATCAAGGAATACCAGGTATTTTCCGGAACTCAGGTCGATCCCCGTATTGCGGGCGGCCGAAAGGCCCTGGTTTGCCTGGTGTGCGTATTTTACGGTTGGATACCTGCCCGCAACGTCCCGCGTAAGGTCAGAGGATCCGTCGTCTACCACGATCACTTCCAGGTTGCGGTGATCCTGACCCAGCACGCTGTCGATCGCTTCTGCCAGGTAATGTCCCTGGTTAAAGCAAGGAATAATAACCGAAACCGGGATGGAGGATGTATCGGCAAAAGCGTTCATGGCTGGCTGAATAGTGTTTGCGAAGGCTTGTGCCGGTTTTTCCGGAAGAACAGTACGCCCGATAAGATCCCTGATAGTTCGTTGACGATGGTCCGGTGCCGCCCGCGGTAGTGTGGCAAGCCTTCTTTCAGCAATCTCCAGTAATAAGGCGCCAGCACCCGGTAAAAATGCCTGCGGTAGCCTGCCTGGGGATTTTGCTTGTGCTGGATCAGCGCTGCCGCTGTAAACCCCCGCATATAATAAAAAAGTTGCTTGCGCAAGGCGCGCAGTTCCCCCCGGTGTTCGTGATACACGACCGCCCGGGGCGTATAAAGGATGCGCATCCCTGCGGAGAGAATACGAAACCAGATCTCGGAATCCCCGCTGCATCCGGCGGCGCCCACATCAAGGCGTTCATCAAAATAGCCCACTTTTTCAAGCACCATTTTGCGAAATGCCATGTTGGCCCCCGCCCCGATCTCCCATACCGGCGGCCCTCCCCTCAGGTTTTGTTGAATAAAAAAAGTGTCGAAAAGTTTGTCCCGGTATCCCCGGTTAAAACTCCAGAACTTCTCAAATATCAGCTGGCTTTCTGTGTCCAGGGCGGAGGCAATGACCAAACCCGTCATAGCGGCAATATCCGGGTCTTGAAATACTTCCCATACCCGGTATGTCCACTCCGGGTGGACGAGGACATCGTCATCGACGTAAGCCACCAAGGGTTGCCGTGCCAAGCGGGCGCCGGTGTTCCGGGCAATATCCAGGCCCGGCCTGGGCTCCGGATGATACCTTACTGCGGGATACCGCGCCGCCAGCTGTTCGGTACTGCGGTCTTCCGGCGCATTATCTACCACGATAATTTCGGCCGGCCGCCAACGCTGGCTCAACAACAGGTCGAGACAGCGCCGCAGCTGGCCAGCCCGGTTACGGGTACATATTATTACGGAAATATTCAAAGATTTCCCGCCGTCCGGAGGGCGGGGCGCCTCGTCAAACACCTTTTCCAGTACGGCGGCAAAGCCCGGATGATCACCGCCCAGGAAAGGCTCCCGGTAGTTCCCTGCATGGGCTGCGGACCTGGCTGTATGCCCGTTTCCGGCCGCATAAAAGTCGATAGCAGGCGACACTGCTTTCAGCACAGCTTTACGCAGGTCCGCGGCATCGGCATATTTTCCGGGAGCCAGGAAGAGATGGCCCAGCGGTATCTGCTGCCACCAGAACAGGCAGTAATAAGACTGATGAAGCAACTGGGAAAAGTCCTCGTCGTTCTTTTCAAGCTGTATATGGCGGATCGTACAGGGGACCATATTTTTCATATCACTATCACAGTTGTGTTAACGTTACCGGGAATTGCGGCCGGACATACCCCATCCATTTGCCAAACCACGCCATGTTTTCCCGGTAGTCCTCCACTTCAAAAAACAGGCATTCCTCGAAGTAAAACAAGGGCTGGGAAGTATCCTTTACCACTATAATGGAAAAGTAATAAGAGCCGTCATTCAGAAAATTTCCC is a window from the Anseongella ginsenosidimutans genome containing:
- a CDS encoding glycosyltransferase family 2 protein; this translates as MKNMVPCTIRHIQLEKNDEDFSQLLHQSYYCLFWWQQIPLGHLFLAPGKYADAADLRKAVLKAVSPAIDFYAAGNGHTARSAAHAGNYREPFLGGDHPGFAAVLEKVFDEAPRPPDGGKSLNISVIICTRNRAGQLRRCLDLLLSQRWRPAEIIVVDNAPEDRSTEQLAARYPAVRYHPEPRPGLDIARNTGARLARQPLVAYVDDDVLVHPEWTYRVWEVFQDPDIAAMTGLVIASALDTESQLIFEKFWSFNRGYRDKLFDTFFIQQNLRGGPPVWEIGAGANMAFRKMVLEKVGYFDERLDVGAAGCSGDSEIWFRILSAGMRILYTPRAVVYHEHRGELRALRKQLFYYMRGFTAAALIQHKQNPQAGYRRHFYRVLAPYYWRLLKEGLPHYRGRHRTIVNELSGILSGVLFFRKNRHKPSQTLFSQP
- a CDS encoding glycosyltransferase, giving the protein MNAFADTSSIPVSVIIPCFNQGHYLAEAIDSVLGQDHRNLEVIVVDDGSSDLTRDVAGRYPTVKYAHQANQGLSAARNTGIDLSSGKYLVFLDADDWLLPGGIPANLAFLAQNKEAGFVSGSHRKVNASGQVIEKETALPGANPYLELLQGNYIGMHGAVMYPRWVFGRFRYDTSLKACEDYDLYLKIAREYPIVHHAACIAAYRIHNTNMSGSIPFMLGAVLNVLDRQQVNTEEEKKCLENGRSNWINYYCENLYRRLPAPLPAGSENGHEALAALRKYRPDLYGKYLKRYLTMNIKTFVRKNAPAPLLKGLRKYFGRKSGDAVKMPDRLKPYSTEFGYDRGGPVDRYYIENFLQRQALHIRGSVLEIGDNAYTMRFGGGRVEKSDVLHVDEYHPQATLTGDLSHAPHVPDNSFDCIVLTQTLHLIYHYQDALKTCYRILKPGGKLLLTVPGITSIDHGEWERTWFWSFTARSVTRMLAEVFPPAETAVETHGNVLVASAFLYGLGLPELKREQMDFHDPHYQVIITAVAAKPGLS